In the Paraburkholderia acidisoli genome, CGAACGCCTGGCCAGCTATTTGCGGGTCGCGTGCGGCATCTCGGTCTAAACAGAAAGGGCGTCGGACCGAAAGATCCGACGCCCTGAACGCTGGCCGCGAGTTCGCTGAGCGCTAGCCGCGAGTTCGCTGAGCGCTGGCCGCGTGTTCGATTAAGCGGGCGGATTGCGATTGGTCAGCGCGGCCGTGACCAGCTTCACCACGTGCTGGCGACGCTCCTTCAGGAACGCGGGCTTGGCCACGCGCGAGCTGAATACAGCGGAAAGCGTCGAGCGGTTCGAGAGCGCGAAATAGCACAGACCCGCGATGTCGATGTAGAGATGCAGCGGGTCGAACGGCTCGGCGAAGGTGCCGTCCTCCACGCCTCGCGCGCTCAGGTCGGCGAGCGTTTCGAGCAACGGCGACTGGATCGCACGAATCGTCTTCGAACTCGTGATATAAGCGCCGCCATTCAAATTCTCCTGGCTCAGCAAGCCCATGAATTCGGGCTTCTCGACGTAGTAATCGAACGTGAATTCGACGAGACGCCGCACGCCGTCGAGCGGCTTCATCTCGTTCATGTGCAACGCCACCTCGGAGAGCCGCACCTGTTCGTACGCGAACTCGAGCGTCGCCACGTAGAGCTGCTCCTTGTTCTCGTAGTAGTGGTAGAGCATGCGGTGCGACATCTGCGCCTCCGCGATGATGTCGGTCACGCGCGCGCCGCCCAGCCCGAAGCGCGAGAAGTGGCTCATGCCGGCAAGCAGCAGGCGCTTGCGGCTTTCCTCCGGATTGCGCTTGCGCGGCTCAGTGCCTTGTTCCTCGCTCGATCGGCTGACGGCAGGTCTATTTTTCATATGCTTTCCTGCGGGGCGTAGGTGAGGGACGATGCCTGACGCGCTGCGTGCTCAGGCGTTTTCGACCCACTTGAGAATATGGTTGGCCACGACGGCGACCGATCCGTCTTCGGTCGTGATCTCGATGTTGGCCACCGAGCGCCGTTTGACCGTATCGATCTCGCTGATCGTATAAGTGACGGTTACTGTATCACCGATACGCACCCCTTTCAGGAAGCGGATGCGATCGTAGCCCAGCGAGACCGGGACTTCCTTCGCCGAATTGCGGGTTTTCGCGCAGGCCATGGTCGAGCACGCGGACATGTACCCGACCAGCAACGCGCCGTGTGCGATGCGACCGCCGTAAGGCGTTTGCTTCATCGCCGCTTCGTCCACATGGTTCGGCGAAAGATCGCCCGTAATGCCTGCGAAAAGATAAACGTCCGACTCCGAAACCGTCTTGCGGAACACGAAGGTTTCACCGATCTCTACGTAAAAAGCTGTCATGGAAAAGGCTCGTCTTGAAGGGAGGGCAGATCGATTACATGCGAGTCAATACGCGTGAGTCAATACGCGTGAGTCAATGCGCGTGATTCAGTACGCGTGAGTCAGTACGCGTGAGTCAGTGCGTCGCTCGATGCGAACAGCGCGGCGTCCATCGGTTTGGGCGAACGCACGATCGGCGTGAAGGCCATGCGGTCGAGAATGTCGCGCTGGATATCGACACCGGGCGCGACTTCGATCAGTTCGATGCCTTCCGCCGTGAGACGGAACACCGCGCGTTCGGTCACGTACGTCACCTGCTGCCCGCGCCGGATCGCTTCGGCGCCGGAGAAGGTGATGCCCGACACGTGCTCGACGAGCTTCGGAATCTGGCCGTGCGAGGCGATGGTCAACTGGCCGTCCGCCGCGTGAACCTTGAGCCCCTTGGCCGCGAAACTGCCGCAAAACACGATGCTGCGCGCGCCCTGCGTGATGTCGATGAAGCCGCCGGGGCCGCTCATGCGCCCCGCGATATGCGAGACGTTGACGTTGCCGTGGCCGTCCATCTCCGCCATGCCGAGGAAGGTCTGATCGAGTCCGCCGCCGCTGTACAGATCAAATTGCGCCGCGGAGGAAACGATCGCCGAGGGATTGCGCGCGATGCCGAACAAGTCGCCCGTCATCAGCGAGCCGTTGTGCAAACCTTGTTCGACGGTGAACCAGTACTCGCCTTTGGCGCCGCGCTGCGCGATGAGCGCGGCGACGTCGGCCGACATGCCGAAGCCGAAGTTGAGTGTGGAGCCCGGCACGAGTTCCTGCGCGGCGCGCCCGGCGATGATGCGGCGCATGGCGTCGGAGAAGTCTGGCATGGGCGGATGTTCGTCGGACTGCACGAGGCCCGCGAGCGAGAGATCGTAGTCGCCGAAATAGGTTTGCATCTGCTCGGGGCACACCACGATGGCATCGACCAGGTTGCCGGGAATGGACACTTCGCGCGGACGAATCGTGCCGCGCGGCACGATCTCGCGCACCTGCGCGATCACCTTGCCGCCGCAGTTGTGCGCGGCGAGCGCGACGTTGTAGGCGTCGAGATCGGCGGGTTCCTCGATCGCGCTGATGTTGCCGTCTTCGTCGGCCACGGTGCCGCGCACGAGCCCGATGTCGACCTTGAACGGCTTGTAGCGCAGATATTCGCGGCCGTCGATGGTGGCGAGTTCGACGATTTCCTCGGTGGTGTTCGCATTGACGCGGCCGCCGCCCAGTCGCGGATCGACGAATGTGCCCAGCCCGACGTGCGTGAAGAGGCCGGGGCGGCCCGCGCCGATTTCGCGCACGAGATGAACGATCGCGCCGCTCGGCAGGCAATACGCCTCGATTTCGCCGTCGCGCGCCATGTCCAGCATCTTCGGCGACCACGTCCAGTGCCCGCCGATCACGCGTTTGACCATGCCTTCGTGCGCGAAGCGGTTGGTGCCTTTCGCCGATTTGTCGCCGATACCGAGCGCGTGAACCAGCGTGAGTTGCGCGGGATGGCCGGTTTTGAGAAACGCCGCCTCGAAGCCGGCGAGGAG is a window encoding:
- a CDS encoding acyl CoA:acetate/3-ketoacid CoA transferase, producing MKKTVLAQSELAGWLASVGDGATVVTTGSGGGLLEPDELLAGFEAAFLKTGHPAQLTLVHALGIGDKSAKGTNRFAHEGMVKRVIGGHWTWSPKMLDMARDGEIEAYCLPSGAIVHLVREIGAGRPGLFTHVGLGTFVDPRLGGGRVNANTTEEIVELATIDGREYLRYKPFKVDIGLVRGTVADEDGNISAIEEPADLDAYNVALAAHNCGGKVIAQVREIVPRGTIRPREVSIPGNLVDAIVVCPEQMQTYFGDYDLSLAGLVQSDEHPPMPDFSDAMRRIIAGRAAQELVPGSTLNFGFGMSADVAALIAQRGAKGEYWFTVEQGLHNGSLMTGDLFGIARNPSAIVSSAAQFDLYSGGGLDQTFLGMAEMDGHGNVNVSHIAGRMSGPGGFIDITQGARSIVFCGSFAAKGLKVHAADGQLTIASHGQIPKLVEHVSGITFSGAEAIRRGQQVTYVTERAVFRLTAEGIELIEVAPGVDIQRDILDRMAFTPIVRSPKPMDAALFASSDALTHAY
- a CDS encoding MaoC family dehydratase, whose amino-acid sequence is MFRKTVSESDVYLFAGITGDLSPNHVDEAAMKQTPYGGRIAHGALLVGYMSACSTMACAKTRNSAKEVPVSLGYDRIRFLKGVRIGDTVTVTYTISEIDTVKRRSVANIEITTEDGSVAVVANHILKWVENA
- a CDS encoding TetR family transcriptional regulator — encoded protein: MKNRPAVSRSSEEQGTEPRKRNPEESRKRLLLAGMSHFSRFGLGGARVTDIIAEAQMSHRMLYHYYENKEQLYVATLEFAYEQVRLSEVALHMNEMKPLDGVRRLVEFTFDYYVEKPEFMGLLSQENLNGGAYITSSKTIRAIQSPLLETLADLSARGVEDGTFAEPFDPLHLYIDIAGLCYFALSNRSTLSAVFSSRVAKPAFLKERRQHVVKLVTAALTNRNPPA